In Geopsychrobacter electrodiphilus DSM 16401, a single window of DNA contains:
- a CDS encoding thioredoxin family protein: MKTIQILGTGCAKCQKLAESAKQAADNLGLDYQMEKVTDINQIMSFGVMTTPGLAVDGKVLLTGKVPAVAEIEKLLGK, from the coding sequence ATGAAGACGATTCAGATCCTCGGCACCGGCTGTGCCAAATGTCAGAAGTTGGCCGAAAGCGCCAAGCAGGCAGCCGACAACCTCGGCCTTGATTATCAAATGGAGAAGGTCACCGATATCAACCAGATCATGAGTTTCGGGGTTATGACCACTCCGGGCCTCGCGGTCGACGGCAAGGTACTGCTGACCGGTAAGGTCCCGGCGGTAGCTGAGATTGAAAAACTGTTGGGGAAATGA
- the glp gene encoding gephyrin-like molybdotransferase Glp gives MAESFESARALILEKVSILPAESIPLVEAGGRILSSALSALCDLPSWDNSAMDGFAVRSQDCGTDQPLRIDGYIPAGASAEGIQVKPGTAVRIMTGAPVPMGCDTIVPVEETQENGDQVFIKGAVQVGDHIRKRGEDVKQGEEVLAAGSILLPAGINILAAFGYSQVAVIRRPRVAILSTGDELVEPGDPLGPGQIINSNAYSLAAAIREVGAEPLLLGIARDDHESLKEKLTAGLKADVLITTAGVSMGDRDLVCEVLQELKVERLFWKIDIKPGRPTAFSFKDGTPVFSLPGNPVSSMVTFEEFVRPALLKMMGHSRLIKPYVKARLKENFSKKPGRVQFLRVRVVDTGEHLLASSSGDQNTGILSTMLRANGIAVLPAERGRFEAGEELSIHLIGELDSPY, from the coding sequence ATGGCTGAAAGTTTTGAATCTGCAAGAGCGTTGATCCTCGAAAAAGTATCGATTCTGCCGGCGGAATCGATACCGCTGGTTGAGGCCGGCGGCAGGATTCTCTCCTCCGCTCTCAGTGCGCTCTGCGATCTTCCCAGTTGGGACAATTCAGCCATGGACGGTTTTGCCGTGCGCAGTCAGGATTGCGGGACGGATCAACCGCTCCGGATCGACGGCTACATCCCTGCCGGCGCAAGCGCCGAGGGTATTCAGGTTAAACCCGGGACGGCGGTGCGGATCATGACCGGTGCCCCGGTCCCCATGGGCTGCGATACGATTGTTCCGGTTGAGGAGACACAGGAGAACGGCGATCAGGTTTTTATCAAGGGGGCAGTTCAGGTCGGCGATCACATCCGCAAGCGCGGTGAAGATGTCAAACAGGGGGAGGAGGTTCTCGCTGCGGGGAGTATTCTGCTCCCGGCCGGGATCAACATCCTTGCGGCCTTCGGTTACAGCCAGGTCGCTGTAATCCGGCGGCCCCGGGTTGCAATCCTCTCCACCGGAGACGAACTTGTCGAGCCTGGGGATCCCCTTGGCCCGGGACAGATTATCAACAGCAATGCCTATTCTCTGGCGGCTGCGATCCGCGAAGTTGGCGCGGAGCCCTTGCTGCTAGGCATCGCCCGCGATGACCATGAGAGCCTTAAGGAAAAACTGACTGCTGGCCTTAAAGCCGACGTGTTGATCACCACCGCCGGGGTCTCGATGGGGGATCGTGATCTGGTCTGTGAGGTGCTTCAGGAGTTGAAGGTCGAACGGCTGTTCTGGAAGATTGACATCAAACCCGGCCGTCCGACTGCCTTTAGTTTTAAAGATGGCACGCCAGTCTTCTCGCTGCCGGGTAATCCAGTCTCGTCGATGGTCACCTTTGAGGAATTTGTGCGGCCGGCGTTGCTGAAAATGATGGGACATTCACGGCTTATCAAACCGTATGTCAAGGCACGCCTGAAAGAGAACTTCAGCAAGAAGCCGGGGCGGGTCCAGTTTTTACGGGTGCGGGTGGTTGATACAGGCGAGCATCTGCTGGCTTCAAGTTCCGGCGATCAGAACACCGGCATTCTGAGTACCATGCTGCGGGCTAATGGAATTGCGGTTCTTCCTGCCGAACGTGGCCGGTTTGAGGCTGGCGAAGAGCTCTCGATTCATCTGATAGGCGAACTTGATTCTCCTTACTAA
- a CDS encoding permease: protein MNWKTEWKPLFWIIVVFTGCFFLPVDMPRVQAALIESLYLVRWYAREHVLLCLVPAFFIAGAVAVFVSQAAVMKYLGPKANKLLAYGVAAVSGTILAVCSCTILPLFAGIYRMGAGLGPACAFLYSGPAINILAIVLTARILGPEMGIARAVGAILFAVIIGLLMHFFFRHEEAEKAAAAPLMGEEDAGRPLWQTALYFASMVGILVFANWGKTAETSGLWHDIYAAKWWITAGFSIALAVMLATWFKLGFGRILLAGLPALLMAVILPQHPELAFTFGVIGLSLLSNLKSTRDGEMGAWFEESWDFAKKILPLLLIGVLIAGVLLGRPEHEGLIPSAWVASLVGGNSLGANLFASVFGAFMYFATLTEVPILQGLIGAGMGKGPALALLLAGPALSLPNMLVIRSVMGAKKTVVFVLLVMVMATVSGLIFGAFF, encoded by the coding sequence ATGAATTGGAAAACTGAGTGGAAACCACTCTTCTGGATCATCGTCGTCTTTACGGGCTGTTTTTTCCTGCCGGTTGATATGCCACGGGTGCAGGCGGCGCTGATCGAATCACTCTATCTGGTCCGCTGGTACGCGCGTGAGCATGTGCTGCTCTGTCTGGTGCCGGCTTTCTTTATCGCCGGTGCGGTGGCGGTTTTCGTCAGCCAGGCGGCGGTGATGAAGTATCTCGGTCCCAAGGCCAACAAACTTCTCGCTTATGGCGTGGCGGCGGTCTCGGGCACCATTCTCGCGGTCTGCTCCTGCACTATTCTGCCGCTCTTCGCAGGTATTTACCGCATGGGCGCCGGTCTCGGTCCGGCTTGCGCTTTTCTCTACTCAGGTCCGGCGATCAATATCCTGGCGATTGTCTTGACCGCGAGGATTCTTGGCCCCGAAATGGGCATTGCGCGTGCGGTTGGAGCCATCCTTTTCGCTGTTATTATTGGCCTGCTGATGCACTTCTTCTTCCGCCATGAGGAGGCCGAAAAAGCCGCCGCCGCACCACTTATGGGTGAGGAGGACGCAGGTCGACCGCTGTGGCAGACCGCGCTCTATTTTGCCAGCATGGTCGGGATTCTGGTCTTTGCCAACTGGGGCAAGACCGCTGAGACTAGCGGCCTCTGGCATGATATCTACGCTGCCAAATGGTGGATCACTGCCGGCTTCTCCATCGCCCTGGCGGTGATGCTCGCCACCTGGTTCAAGCTCGGTTTCGGTCGGATACTGCTCGCTGGTCTGCCGGCGCTGTTGATGGCGGTCATTCTGCCGCAACACCCGGAACTGGCCTTCACCTTCGGTGTCATCGGTCTTTCACTGCTGAGTAATTTAAAGAGCACCCGTGACGGCGAGATGGGCGCCTGGTTCGAGGAGAGCTGGGATTTTGCCAAGAAAATTCTACCGCTTTTGCTGATCGGTGTGCTGATCGCCGGGGTTTTGCTTGGTCGTCCGGAGCACGAAGGGCTTATCCCCTCGGCCTGGGTCGCCTCGCTGGTCGGCGGCAATTCTTTGGGTGCTAACCTGTTCGCCTCGGTCTTTGGGGCCTTCATGTATTTCGCCACCCTGACCGAAGTGCCAATTTTGCAGGGGTTGATTGGCGCCGGAATGGGGAAGGGGCCCGCTCTGGCCTTGCTGCTCGCTGGTCCGGCCCTGTCGCTGCCGAATATGCTGGTCATCCGCAGCGTGATGGGGGCCAAAAAGACTGTGGTTTTTGTGCTGCTGGTGATGGTGATGGCGACCGTCAGCGGTTTAATTTTTGGCGCATTTTTCTAA
- a CDS encoding energy-coupling factor ABC transporter ATP-binding protein, which yields MEPVLVLKDILFTQGENFSLSIESLELLPRRIYALTGLNGAGKSTLLRIMALLIVPQKGRIIFSNMESASLAQQRQKITLVEQSPYLLAGSVSDNLAFGLKLRGIRGKEQHRRINATLERVGLKGFEQRKTRELSGGEIQRVALARALVLEPAVLLLDEPTSNIDSKSLASFETLLSRLPEFGVTVILSTHDLTQPGRLGGEMLCIENGRLLDRPLSPFEFNPAKEEKYG from the coding sequence ATGGAACCGGTCCTTGTTCTCAAAGATATCCTGTTCACTCAAGGAGAGAACTTCAGCCTGTCAATAGAGAGCCTGGAGCTGCTGCCGAGACGGATTTATGCTCTAACTGGCCTGAACGGTGCGGGCAAAAGTACTCTGCTCAGGATCATGGCGTTATTAATCGTGCCCCAAAAAGGCAGAATCATTTTTTCCAATATGGAGTCCGCAAGCCTGGCTCAGCAGCGGCAGAAGATCACCCTGGTTGAACAGTCCCCTTATCTCCTGGCGGGAAGCGTGTCGGATAATCTCGCCTTTGGGCTGAAACTGCGGGGTATTCGCGGCAAAGAGCAACATCGGCGTATCAATGCGACCCTGGAAAGGGTTGGACTTAAGGGCTTTGAACAGCGTAAAACTAGAGAACTTTCCGGTGGCGAAATTCAACGGGTGGCGCTGGCGCGTGCTCTGGTTTTAGAACCAGCAGTGTTGCTGTTGGATGAGCCGACATCAAATATTGACAGCAAGAGCCTGGCGTCGTTTGAAACCCTGCTCAGTCGCTTGCCTGAATTTGGAGTCACAGTAATTTTGTCAACTCACGACCTGACACAACCGGGGCGCCTGGGTGGTGAGATGCTGTGTATCGAAAACGGACGCCTTCTCGACAGGCCCCTCTCACCTTTTGAATTTAATCCTGCCAAGGAGGAAAAATATGGCTGA
- a CDS encoding ABC transporter ATP-binding protein, which yields MVRLERFSYAWSGASNWTLRDVSLEIPQGECHWLSGASGSGKTSLALALKELLPPGRQEGSLLLPSVPGTARTAVGLVLQNPETQILTESIGAEVAFGLENLCLPATEMPRRVRAALDAVGLDLPFDHPTVRMSMGQKYRLLLAAQLVMDPALLILDEPAGQLDEEGLQSLAAIIARLKTQGLSVLLCEHRPGPLRTVIDRQWRLEATGRLSDEVFDPPFHPGCLSNPLLTGDGPPVVEARGVTVAAMDASPAWQEVDLLLQGGEQALLCAPNGAGKTTLLRCLAGLIRPCRGSIRICGQPPVVDWPHSRIGYLFQNPRRQLFETSVFDEVAFSLRRRGMRRERVKILVDRVLDGCQLGHLAGRSPHHLSYGQQHLVALASVLAREPELLLLDDPLAGLDPVTAGQVMATLQLCVKERGTTILWTSHHPPQDGEWNHVTLGITGGRLVRH from the coding sequence GTGGTTCGGCTGGAAAGGTTTTCTTACGCCTGGTCCGGCGCCTCGAACTGGACCTTGCGAGACGTCTCCCTGGAAATTCCGCAAGGCGAGTGTCACTGGCTGAGCGGTGCCAGCGGTTCGGGAAAGACCTCACTGGCTCTGGCTCTAAAAGAGTTGTTGCCCCCCGGCCGGCAGGAAGGAAGTCTACTTCTTCCCAGCGTCCCCGGAACAGCACGTACCGCAGTCGGGCTGGTGTTGCAGAACCCGGAAACCCAGATTTTGACTGAAAGTATTGGCGCCGAAGTCGCCTTCGGCCTTGAGAATCTCTGCCTACCGGCGACCGAGATGCCGAGGCGGGTTCGCGCCGCACTTGATGCTGTCGGTCTCGACCTGCCCTTTGATCATCCAACCGTGCGCATGTCGATGGGCCAGAAATATCGCCTGCTGCTGGCGGCTCAACTGGTCATGGACCCGGCGCTGCTGATTCTCGATGAGCCAGCCGGGCAACTCGATGAAGAGGGATTGCAAAGCCTGGCGGCGATCATCGCCAGGTTAAAAACTCAAGGTCTATCCGTCTTGCTCTGTGAACACCGACCCGGGCCACTCAGGACAGTGATAGACCGGCAGTGGAGGCTGGAGGCCACAGGTCGGCTGTCGGATGAGGTGTTCGACCCGCCGTTTCATCCGGGGTGCCTGTCTAATCCGCTGCTGACAGGGGATGGTCCACCAGTGGTGGAGGCGCGGGGGGTGACGGTCGCCGCCATGGACGCCTCTCCTGCCTGGCAGGAGGTTGATCTGCTGCTGCAGGGTGGTGAGCAAGCCCTGCTCTGTGCTCCAAACGGGGCGGGAAAGACAACTTTGCTGCGTTGTTTGGCAGGGCTCATACGTCCTTGTCGCGGTAGCATCCGAATCTGTGGCCAACCGCCAGTAGTGGACTGGCCGCATAGTCGCATTGGCTATCTCTTCCAGAACCCGCGCCGGCAGTTGTTTGAAACGTCTGTTTTCGATGAGGTCGCGTTCAGCCTGCGGCGGCGCGGCATGCGGCGTGAGAGGGTGAAAATCCTGGTTGATCGTGTCCTCGATGGTTGCCAGCTTGGACATCTGGCCGGGCGTTCACCTCATCACCTCAGCTACGGCCAGCAGCATCTGGTCGCCCTGGCGTCGGTACTGGCCCGGGAACCGGAACTGCTGTTGCTTGACGACCCATTGGCGGGGCTTGACCCGGTGACGGCGGGACAGGTGATGGCAACTCTGCAGCTGTGCGTTAAAGAACGCGGGACGACAATTCTCTGGACGAGTCATCACCCGCCACAGGATGGTGAGTGGAATCATGTCACCTTGGGGATAACAGGAGGACGTCTTGTCCGGCACTAG
- a CDS encoding cytochrome c biogenesis CcdA family protein, protein MIEQLLTSLSHGVYAAPAIALTAAVGWGVLSILLSPCHLASIPLIVGFIDGQGRMSVRRAFVISNLFAVGILLSIALIGLLTALAGRMLGDLGVYGNWLVAAIFFLFGLHLWGLFPMPWSGPGKINIGRKGLLAALILGLVFGVALGPCTFAFMGPVLGVAFTEANHSMLFAASLMFAYGVGHCSVIVFAGTFTEKVQQYLNWSSGSRGTQWIKRVCGTLVIAGGFWLLYTAA, encoded by the coding sequence ATGATCGAGCAACTGCTGACCAGCCTGAGCCATGGCGTTTACGCTGCCCCGGCCATTGCTCTGACAGCCGCCGTGGGTTGGGGCGTGCTGAGCATCCTGCTCTCCCCCTGCCACCTGGCGAGCATTCCGCTGATCGTCGGGTTCATCGATGGCCAGGGGCGCATGAGTGTCCGCCGGGCGTTTGTGATTTCCAACCTGTTTGCGGTCGGCATTCTGCTTTCCATCGCCCTGATCGGACTGCTGACTGCGTTAGCCGGGCGGATGCTCGGTGACCTCGGCGTTTATGGCAACTGGCTGGTGGCGGCGATTTTCTTTCTGTTCGGGCTGCATCTCTGGGGATTGTTTCCCATGCCCTGGTCGGGACCGGGCAAGATCAATATAGGGCGTAAGGGGCTGCTTGCCGCCTTGATTTTGGGGTTGGTCTTTGGTGTCGCCCTCGGCCCTTGCACCTTCGCCTTTATGGGCCCGGTGCTCGGGGTCGCTTTTACCGAAGCGAACCACAGCATGCTCTTCGCCGCGTCCTTGATGTTCGCCTACGGCGTCGGCCACTGCTCGGTGATTGTCTTTGCCGGGACCTTTACCGAAAAGGTCCAGCAGTATCTTAACTGGAGCTCCGGCTCCAGAGGCACTCAGTGGATTAAACGGGTTTGCGGAACCCTGGTCATTGCCGGCGGTTTCTGGT
- a CDS encoding porin — protein MKVQKLVGVALCGLMVFLCWPAMNAQARTLEDILKDKGVITAADYAEVSKSSPVAYTPGKGLTATSSDGISRMHIGGYAQLIYRFTNTDDAAKDNKSDFDIRRFKLVVDGNVFSKNFGYKLQGDVSSGFRTEDVFVKYKFAPTLTLQVGQFKPPQARQELTGAGKQLFPERSLANDTFNLGRDQGIQAAGSFADKLIDYRIGLFNGNGPNVSNADDNNMLAGRVDINPFGAYKMDEAGWATDKPLLNIGGSFAWEKVGPNDVGTKFGTDNDVMDVALNLDGLTPTTFTAAYGTDLTWRQLTANVNARWMGASFAAEYYNLNAAPQLGASWTADGYYVQAGYQVIPKTLELGARYSAIKSTDANASAKFDKHETQLGANYYFAKQALKLQSDITLVSDNRSANKDDTIFRLQAQFYY, from the coding sequence ATGAAAGTGCAAAAATTGGTGGGGGTTGCCCTGTGCGGGTTGATGGTTTTCCTGTGTTGGCCGGCGATGAATGCTCAGGCGCGGACGCTGGAGGACATTCTTAAAGACAAGGGCGTGATTACGGCTGCCGATTACGCAGAGGTGAGTAAGAGCAGCCCGGTCGCATACACCCCGGGCAAGGGGTTGACTGCAACCAGCTCGGACGGCATCTCCAGGATGCATATCGGCGGTTACGCCCAGCTGATCTACCGTTTTACCAACACGGATGATGCGGCAAAAGATAACAAGAGTGATTTCGATATCCGGCGCTTCAAGTTGGTGGTTGACGGCAACGTGTTCAGTAAAAACTTTGGCTACAAGCTGCAGGGGGACGTTTCGAGCGGCTTCCGCACTGAAGATGTCTTCGTTAAATACAAGTTTGCGCCGACTCTGACCCTGCAGGTTGGCCAGTTCAAGCCACCGCAGGCGCGCCAGGAGTTGACCGGCGCTGGCAAGCAGCTTTTTCCTGAGCGTTCGCTGGCCAATGATACCTTCAACCTCGGCCGTGACCAGGGTATCCAGGCCGCAGGCAGCTTTGCCGACAAGCTGATCGATTACCGCATCGGTCTGTTTAATGGCAACGGTCCGAACGTCAGTAACGCAGACGATAATAACATGCTCGCCGGCCGCGTCGACATCAACCCCTTTGGCGCTTACAAGATGGACGAAGCCGGTTGGGCGACTGACAAACCGCTGCTGAATATCGGCGGTTCCTTTGCCTGGGAGAAGGTCGGACCGAACGATGTCGGCACAAAGTTCGGTACTGATAACGACGTGATGGACGTGGCCCTTAATCTTGACGGCTTGACGCCGACGACCTTCACCGCAGCCTATGGTACCGATCTGACCTGGCGGCAATTAACCGCCAACGTCAACGCGCGCTGGATGGGCGCAAGCTTCGCCGCTGAGTACTACAACCTCAATGCTGCTCCGCAGCTCGGGGCCAGCTGGACAGCCGACGGCTACTATGTTCAGGCCGGATATCAGGTTATTCCAAAAACTCTGGAGTTGGGCGCACGCTATTCGGCGATCAAATCAACCGACGCCAACGCTTCGGCCAAGTTCGATAAACATGAAACCCAGTTGGGTGCCAACTATTACTTCGCCAAGCAGGCGCTAAAACTTCAGTCCGACATCACCCTGGTTTCGGATAACCGTTCGGCCAACAAGGATGACACCATCTTCCGCCTGCAGGCGCAGTTCTATTATTGA
- a CDS encoding ABC transporter permease codes for MGYLADSFITAVGLIFSFDREVQLTVWTSLYTSSCSILFAALVGIPAGLWLGIDRFRGRRLIITLLNTLMALPTVVVGLVLFGVFSRQGPLGSLGLLFTPWAMIAGQTVLATPIVANYVLAAVNGSDPRIMGTVITLGASRFQAANQLLKEIRFGVMAAVIAGFGRVIAEVGVAMMLGGNIRGVTRTMTTAIALETSKGEFAFGLSLGIVLLSVALVVNLFLNLLQQR; via the coding sequence TTGGGCTATCTGGCCGACTCATTTATTACCGCCGTCGGGCTGATTTTCAGTTTTGATCGGGAGGTCCAGCTTACTGTCTGGACCTCCCTTTATACGTCGAGCTGTTCAATCCTGTTCGCCGCGCTGGTCGGGATTCCGGCTGGCCTATGGTTGGGGATTGATCGCTTTCGTGGCCGACGCCTGATCATCACCCTGCTCAACACCCTGATGGCGCTGCCGACGGTGGTGGTCGGACTCGTTCTTTTTGGTGTCTTCAGCCGGCAGGGACCGCTCGGTAGTCTGGGGCTGCTCTTTACTCCCTGGGCGATGATCGCCGGGCAGACGGTGTTGGCCACGCCGATTGTGGCTAATTATGTGCTGGCCGCTGTCAATGGCTCTGATCCGCGAATCATGGGCACGGTCATCACCTTAGGGGCATCGCGCTTTCAGGCCGCGAATCAACTGCTGAAGGAGATCCGTTTCGGGGTGATGGCCGCCGTGATTGCCGGGTTCGGCCGGGTGATCGCCGAAGTCGGCGTGGCGATGATGCTCGGGGGCAATATTCGTGGTGTGACGCGCACCATGACCACAGCGATCGCGCTAGAGACCAGCAAGGGGGAATTTGCCTTTGGCCTCTCCCTTGGCATTGTTCTGTTAAGCGTGGCTCTGGTGGTTAATCTGTTTCTGAACTTGTTACAGCAAAGGTGA
- a CDS encoding energy transducer TonB, with product MESPLLTHFGAANGPRVLGSIRPVYPLHARRLGREGRVVLRLRLSRTGQLQSAEVVESAGYGFDESALAAVRRAKFVPASTNNQPVACEVLLPVRFHLESR from the coding sequence GTGGAGTCGCCGCTGCTAACCCATTTCGGTGCCGCTAACGGGCCTCGGGTACTGGGCAGCATAAGACCGGTCTATCCGTTGCATGCCCGGCGTCTGGGCCGCGAAGGGCGAGTTGTCTTGAGGCTGAGGCTGAGCAGGACCGGACAATTGCAATCTGCCGAGGTGGTCGAATCGGCCGGCTATGGGTTTGATGAATCGGCCCTGGCTGCGGTCAGGCGGGCGAAGTTTGTCCCTGCTTCAACCAACAATCAACCGGTAGCATGTGAGGTGTTGTTACCGGTGCGGTTTCATTTGGAGTCGCGATAA
- a CDS encoding ArsR/SmtB family transcription factor: MSYDPKHFTERARIIKALAHPVRLFFVEELARQECCVCELTAMVGFDISTVSKHLSVLKNAGIVVDDKRGNQVFYRLVTPCILNFFGCIEAVINGESEATNCAC; this comes from the coding sequence ATGTCATATGATCCAAAACATTTCACCGAACGCGCCCGCATTATCAAGGCTCTCGCCCACCCGGTCCGCCTCTTCTTTGTTGAGGAGCTCGCGCGTCAGGAGTGTTGTGTCTGTGAGTTGACCGCCATGGTCGGTTTTGACATCTCTACCGTATCCAAGCACCTGAGTGTGCTGAAAAATGCCGGAATCGTGGTCGATGACAAACGTGGCAACCAGGTTTTCTATCGCCTTGTCACACCTTGTATCCTGAACTTTTTCGGCTGCATCGAAGCCGTTATCAACGGAGAGTCTGAAGCAACCAACTGCGCCTGCTAA
- a CDS encoding thioredoxin family protein, which translates to MSKLKTLLILALVLVLPVSTAWANPLPKLVDVGADKCIPCIKMAPILESLKTDFAGRLEVQFVDAWKNRDEAASYGVQMIPTQIFFAPEGQELYRHTGFFAREDILNKWQELGYRFTEPKE; encoded by the coding sequence ATGTCTAAATTGAAAACACTGCTTATCCTGGCGCTGGTCTTGGTGCTTCCGGTGAGCACTGCCTGGGCCAACCCGCTGCCGAAGCTGGTCGATGTCGGCGCCGACAAGTGCATCCCCTGTATCAAGATGGCGCCGATCCTGGAATCCCTCAAAACCGACTTCGCCGGACGTCTGGAGGTTCAGTTTGTCGATGCCTGGAAAAATCGGGATGAGGCCGCCAGCTACGGTGTGCAGATGATCCCGACCCAGATCTTTTTCGCCCCCGAAGGTCAGGAACTTTATCGGCATACTGGCTTCTTTGCTCGCGAGGATATCCTCAACAAGTGGCAGGAGCTTGGCTACCGTTTTACGGAACCGAAGGAATGA
- a CDS encoding extracellular solute-binding protein → MFRRLSIFLLLLLLATPAFATEHLRLATTTSTDNSGLLAYLLPPFEKANDCKVDVIAVGTGKALKLGETGDVDVVLVHARSKEDKFVAAGFGVGRRDVMYNDFVILGPDSDPAKIKGTSDPVAAVRKIASSKSTFVSRGDDSGTNTREKQLWKAAGITPAGSWYLDAGLGMGQVIIMAGERQGYTLSDRGTYLAFKEKTPLHIVVEGNKRLFNPYGVIMVNPKRHPAVKVKLAQKFIDFLTSAEGKALITGYHRSGEQLFYVQ, encoded by the coding sequence ATGTTTCGTCGTTTATCGATTTTCCTGTTGTTACTGCTCCTCGCCACACCCGCCTTCGCCACCGAGCACCTGCGTCTGGCGACCACCACCTCGACCGATAATTCAGGGCTGCTTGCCTACCTACTCCCGCCGTTTGAAAAAGCCAACGACTGCAAGGTCGATGTGATCGCCGTCGGCACCGGCAAAGCACTCAAGCTCGGCGAAACCGGCGACGTTGACGTCGTCCTGGTGCATGCCCGCAGCAAGGAAGACAAGTTTGTCGCCGCGGGGTTCGGGGTTGGTCGGCGTGACGTAATGTATAACGATTTTGTCATTCTCGGCCCTGATAGTGATCCGGCCAAGATCAAAGGGACCAGCGATCCCGTAGCCGCCGTGCGTAAAATTGCCAGCAGCAAGTCAACTTTTGTCTCGCGTGGTGATGATTCGGGGACCAATACCCGTGAAAAGCAACTCTGGAAAGCGGCTGGTATTACCCCGGCCGGCTCCTGGTACCTGGACGCCGGACTCGGAATGGGTCAGGTTATCATCATGGCCGGTGAGCGTCAGGGTTATACCCTGAGTGATCGTGGCACCTATCTGGCCTTTAAAGAAAAAACCCCACTGCACATCGTCGTCGAAGGGAATAAACGACTGTTCAACCCTTATGGTGTTATTATGGTCAATCCGAAGCGGCACCCGGCCGTCAAGGTTAAACTGGCACAGAAATTTATCGACTTTCTGACCTCAGCTGAGGGCAAGGCTTTGATCACCGGCTACCACAGAAGCGGCGAACAACTGTTTTACGTCCAATAA
- a CDS encoding energy-coupling factor transporter transmembrane component T family protein, which translates to MSGTSLLFQQLRRKQPKSPPRLSAGVALGLCFFLSLGAILTQDPVALGCLSVANLALLFVHRLDRQVLVRGGRVCLWQGGMVTALYVLRYGMAQGLMPGLRISWQLLLVFLPGLILLSGDSGSRMLNALGKILPARSAFVLTTSLKFLPLLLTEISAIYEAQRLRGARIRPRDQLWPGHWGDLLHCLVAPVVVRALEIADNISCAARTREFGRFPRRTCWPDDQET; encoded by the coding sequence TTGTCCGGCACTAGCTTACTGTTTCAACAACTGCGCAGGAAGCAACCGAAGAGTCCTCCGCGACTCTCTGCCGGGGTGGCTCTTGGTCTCTGTTTCTTCCTGTCTCTCGGAGCAATTCTCACTCAGGACCCGGTAGCCCTCGGTTGTCTGAGTGTGGCCAACCTGGCGTTGTTGTTTGTCCATCGACTGGACCGCCAGGTCCTGGTGCGGGGGGGGCGAGTCTGTTTGTGGCAGGGTGGCATGGTGACCGCTCTCTATGTGTTGCGCTATGGCATGGCGCAGGGGTTAATGCCTGGTTTGAGGATCAGTTGGCAGTTGTTATTGGTCTTTTTGCCTGGATTGATCCTGCTCTCAGGAGATTCGGGCAGTCGCATGCTGAACGCCCTGGGGAAGATCCTGCCGGCGCGAAGTGCCTTTGTCCTGACAACTTCGCTCAAATTTTTACCCCTTTTGCTGACGGAAATATCTGCAATTTACGAGGCCCAAAGGTTACGTGGGGCCAGAATCAGACCACGGGATCAGCTCTGGCCTGGGCACTGGGGCGATCTGCTGCACTGTCTGGTGGCGCCGGTTGTCGTTCGGGCGCTTGAGATTGCGGATAATATATCTTGTGCCGCCCGGACCCGCGAATTTGGGCGTTTTCCCCGCCGGACCTGTTGGCCGGATGATCAGGAGACGTAG